TCGTGGACTTGCCCCTGAGCTTCAGCTCCAGCGGCAGGCAAGCCAACAATCCTCCGGAGACCGCATGGAAGTACTGCAGGCGAGCGGCCAAGGTACGGATCGTGTTGAACGACGTGGTACGCAGCACGAAGGTGCCGGTCTCATCCTCATCCCCGATGCGCACGTTGAAGCGGGCGTACGGCTTGCACTGGCCTTCCGCGAAGCGGCAGGTATCCGACCCTGGACACGGCAACGTTTCGATGCCGTCCTGGCCTGATCGCCTGCAGCTCTCGCCATTGCCCACGCACACCGGGCGGCCGGTGGTGCGGTCGAACAGGTTGTAGTCGGCACGCAGGTTCAGGCTGGGATCGTTGAACAGGAGTCTCACGGGCAAACTCCGCAGCTTGCCGCCGGTCTGCTGGCGCAGGACTTCGTCGAGGGGATGCAACAGCCAGCCCTCGCGGTTCTGGACCTGACTGGTCAGGGTGAACTGGTCGTCCTTCTCCGGCAGGCGCTTGCCGTTGCGCTCGACCACGCGCCCGATGGAGATCCGCCCCACGACCGGCGGGGTGATTGCAAAGCCTTTCAGCATGGGAGTTCTCCTAGGATTGATCGGCGTGGGCCGAGATGAGGAACCGGCGGCTGCCGGGTCGAGGCACTGCGTACCGGGCCATGAGATCCGGGTGGTCCTGCGCCAGGCGCTTGGTGTCCAGGCTGGTGCCGTCCTGAGCCCGCTTGTAGGTCACCTCGCCAGTGGCGAAGACCGCTCGGGCGGCATCGCCCATCGCCTGCTGCAGGGTCTGCTTGAGCTGTTCGGCATCCTTGCCGCGCGTATCGAGCTCGTTCCGGAGGGCCACCAACTCGGCGAAGGTGTCCGACAGCGCCCGGTCCTCGCAGAAGTCCAAGGTGTTGCCGCCACCGGGATACAGCTGGCGCAGGGCCTTGCCCGAGGACTCGCTGCCATCCGCCGGAGGGGCTATGTCGGTCTCGACGTGCTTCCAGAACCGGGCCTCCAGCACCATTAGGCGAGCGATAACTTCCTCGTCGCGCTCGATTCGATGGATCTCCAGCCGTTGGCCGCACAACAGCACCGCCACATCGGCGGCCTGCTGGTTGGTCACCGCCAACTGGTGCTGGACTTGTAACTGGATGTACTCGGGCACCCCGCCCTGCCAGAGCTTTGCCCCCCATTCCCCCGCCGTTTTGCACTCCAGGATCTGCACATCGGAACCGCCCACGATCTCGCGGTCGATGTTCGCCAGCATGTAGGGGAAGGTCGGGTGCTGCAGGACCGCATTGACCTTGCGGATCTTGCGCCCGGTTTGCTGCATGTAAGCCACGGCCACATAAGGTTCCAGCAACGTGCCCCAATAGCGTGGATCGTCCATGCCGGGCGGTTCGGTTTCCGCTGGCGTCCGCCCCGTCTTTTCCATCCACAGTTCCAGCGGGCCCTTGTACGGGCACAGGCCTACGGCGGCAGCGGCATCCGAACTGCCGATCCCTCCCTGGCGCACGGACAACCACTGGTGTCGGTCGAGCGTGCGCGTGTCGACCAGCCGCAATGCGGTGTTCTTCTTCATGGGCTTCTCCAAATGAAAACGCCCGGCACAGGGCCGGGCGTTGAGGGAACAACAAGGGTTGGGGTCAGGCGGTCAGCTGGACCAGCTCGTCCCAGGCGCGTTGCTTGAACTGCGCGCCCTGGCCGAACCAGGCAGCCTCACGACGATGGTCATCACTGCGCGCGCGCCGATGGTGGTCGACATACTCGGTCACGCTATTGAGCAAGCCCCACGCCGTACCGCGGCTCGACGCCAGCTGCG
Above is a genomic segment from Thermomonas aquatica containing:
- a CDS encoding YqaJ viral recombinase family protein, producing the protein MKKNTALRLVDTRTLDRHQWLSVRQGGIGSSDAAAAVGLCPYKGPLELWMEKTGRTPAETEPPGMDDPRYWGTLLEPYVAVAYMQQTGRKIRKVNAVLQHPTFPYMLANIDREIVGGSDVQILECKTAGEWGAKLWQGGVPEYIQLQVQHQLAVTNQQAADVAVLLCGQRLEIHRIERDEEVIARLMVLEARFWKHVETDIAPPADGSESSGKALRQLYPGGGNTLDFCEDRALSDTFAELVALRNELDTRGKDAEQLKQTLQQAMGDAARAVFATGEVTYKRAQDGTSLDTKRLAQDHPDLMARYAVPRPGSRRFLISAHADQS
- a CDS encoding hydrolase or metal-binding protein yields the protein MLKGFAITPPVVGRISIGRVVERNGKRLPEKDDQFTLTSQVQNREGWLLHPLDEVLRQQTGGKLRSLPVRLLFNDPSLNLRADYNLFDRTTGRPVCVGNGESCRRSGQDGIETLPCPGSDTCRFAEGQCKPYARFNVRIGDEDETGTFVLRTTSFNTIRTLAARLQYFHAVSGGLLACLPLELKLRGKSTTQSHRAPIFYVDLVIRSGITLEEGITEARRWDAVRRDSGFDQDALDTAARLGFANGAFEELEEDVPAVVAEFFPEDELEVSVTPAAGPLRRGLKDRLETRMPQAAQR